In one window of Microbacterium dextranolyticum DNA:
- a CDS encoding RNA polymerase-binding protein RbpA produces MADRSLRGIRLGASSLQSEEGVVFHERANHTYVCTQCGRETVMTFAADAELPEAWECRTCGAEAVLRVGDTVVEVDHSGDKVARTHWDMLLERRTVPELEELLEERLALLRSRRGGDASRLSA; encoded by the coding sequence ATGGCAGATCGCAGCCTGCGCGGCATCCGACTCGGCGCTTCCAGCCTACAGAGCGAGGAAGGCGTCGTGTTTCATGAGCGCGCCAATCACACCTATGTCTGCACGCAGTGCGGACGAGAGACCGTCATGACCTTCGCGGCCGACGCCGAGCTCCCCGAGGCCTGGGAATGCCGCACGTGCGGCGCCGAGGCCGTGCTCCGTGTCGGTGACACGGTGGTCGAGGTCGATCACTCGGGCGACAAGGTCGCCCGCACCCACTGGGACATGCTGCTCGAGCGGCGGACCGTCCCCGAGCTCGAGGAGCTTCTCGAAGAGCGCCTCGCTCTACTGAGGTCTCGCCGCGGCGGCGACGCCTCGCGTCTGAGCGCCTGA
- a CDS encoding DEAD/DEAH box helicase, producing MTDAATRYARAQAQRAHPLTSSFAAAQRFDLDPFQIAGCHALEDGRSVLVAAPTGAGKTIVGEFAIHLAMLTSGEKAFYTTPMKALSNQKFRELQQVYGESEVGLLTGDTNINGSARVVVMTTEVLRNMLYADSPALRGLRYVVMDEVHYLADRFRGAVWEEIIIHLPADVRLISLSATVSNAEEFGDWLDTVRGDTEVIVSESRPVPLEQHVLVRGDLLPLFDDRAGAATPRVNNELMRLRSGGSARPDSQPQRARGGHGAGQRRAPRNGHRPGHATRLERIDRPHVVQVLERANLLPAIFFIFSRAGCEGAVQQVRRSGLRLTTREEQDEIRRVIDERTHTLREEDLQVLGYWEWRGNLERGVAAHHAGLLPAFKEVVEELFRRKLVKVVFATETLALGINMPARTVVLEKLEKFNGEARVAITSGEYTQLTGRAGRRGIDVEGHAVIQWTDSLDPQAVAALASRRTYPLNSSFRPTYNMAVNLIDQFGRERAREILESSFAQFQADRAVVGLAREVKDAEESLAGYVTAMTCDRGDFVEYAQLRSDLSDLEKLHRADRTAPIRLREQRQHEIQSLRTRMQRHPCHTCPDREAHARWGERHAKLHRRVEKTRRQIQARTGTVARVFDRVVDVLVALDYVRIDAAGAATLTPAGATMKRIYGERDLLVAESLRQNLWTSLDAPGLAALACCLVYEPRRDDGGAGEHGLPRGPFRSALDATQQLWARLDDLEQDHRLPGTAAVSVGLATAMHSWARGASLDRVLDEADLPAGDFVRWAKQTIDLLDQLSLVAAAPLAGTARAALEAVRRGIVVYGSL from the coding sequence GGCCACGCGCTACGCGCGAGCTCAGGCGCAGCGGGCGCATCCCCTGACGTCGTCGTTCGCCGCCGCGCAGCGGTTCGACCTCGACCCCTTCCAGATCGCGGGATGCCACGCTCTGGAAGACGGCCGCAGCGTGCTGGTGGCGGCTCCCACCGGCGCGGGCAAGACCATCGTGGGCGAGTTCGCGATCCACCTCGCCATGCTCACGTCGGGGGAGAAGGCGTTCTACACGACGCCGATGAAAGCGCTGTCGAACCAGAAGTTCCGTGAGCTTCAGCAGGTCTACGGCGAGAGCGAGGTCGGCCTTCTCACCGGCGACACGAACATCAACGGCAGCGCACGCGTCGTGGTCATGACCACCGAGGTGCTCCGCAATATGCTCTACGCGGATTCGCCGGCGCTGCGCGGGCTCCGCTACGTCGTGATGGACGAAGTCCACTACCTCGCGGATCGATTCCGTGGAGCCGTGTGGGAGGAAATCATCATCCACCTGCCGGCCGACGTGCGGTTGATCTCGCTGTCGGCGACGGTGTCGAACGCCGAGGAGTTCGGCGACTGGCTCGACACCGTCCGCGGTGACACCGAGGTGATCGTGTCGGAGAGCCGCCCCGTGCCGCTCGAGCAGCACGTGCTGGTGCGCGGCGACCTGCTGCCGCTGTTCGACGACCGGGCCGGGGCGGCGACACCGCGTGTCAACAACGAGCTCATGCGTCTGCGCTCCGGCGGCTCGGCGCGCCCGGACAGTCAGCCCCAACGCGCGCGCGGCGGACACGGTGCCGGTCAGCGTCGTGCCCCGAGAAACGGGCATCGTCCGGGGCACGCCACGCGGCTCGAGCGGATCGATCGTCCGCACGTGGTGCAGGTTCTCGAGCGGGCGAACCTGCTTCCCGCGATCTTCTTCATCTTCTCGCGCGCCGGCTGCGAGGGTGCCGTTCAGCAGGTGCGTCGATCGGGTCTGCGCCTGACGACGCGCGAGGAACAGGACGAGATCCGCCGGGTGATCGACGAGCGCACGCACACCCTTCGCGAGGAGGACCTGCAGGTGCTCGGCTACTGGGAATGGCGCGGCAACCTGGAGCGCGGCGTCGCCGCCCACCACGCCGGCCTCCTCCCGGCATTCAAGGAGGTCGTCGAGGAGCTGTTCCGTCGCAAGCTCGTCAAGGTGGTCTTCGCCACCGAGACCCTCGCCCTCGGCATCAACATGCCGGCGCGCACCGTTGTGCTCGAGAAGCTCGAGAAGTTCAACGGCGAGGCACGAGTGGCGATCACCTCGGGGGAGTACACGCAGCTCACGGGCCGTGCGGGGCGGCGCGGGATCGACGTCGAGGGCCACGCCGTCATCCAGTGGACCGACTCCCTCGACCCGCAGGCGGTCGCCGCGCTCGCGTCACGTCGCACGTATCCGCTCAATTCGAGCTTCCGACCGACCTACAACATGGCGGTGAACCTCATCGACCAGTTCGGTCGTGAGCGCGCTCGCGAGATCCTGGAATCGTCGTTCGCGCAGTTCCAGGCCGACCGAGCGGTCGTCGGGCTCGCGCGGGAGGTGAAGGATGCCGAGGAGTCGCTGGCGGGCTACGTCACCGCCATGACGTGCGACCGCGGTGACTTCGTCGAGTACGCGCAGCTGCGCAGCGACCTGAGCGATCTCGAGAAGCTCCATCGCGCCGATCGGACGGCGCCGATCCGCCTGCGCGAGCAGCGTCAACACGAGATCCAGTCGCTGCGCACCCGGATGCAGCGTCACCCGTGCCATACCTGCCCGGACCGGGAGGCGCACGCTCGCTGGGGAGAGCGGCACGCGAAGCTGCACCGTCGTGTCGAGAAGACCCGCCGCCAGATCCAGGCACGCACGGGCACCGTCGCTCGCGTGTTCGACCGGGTGGTGGATGTCCTCGTCGCCCTCGACTACGTGCGCATCGACGCCGCGGGCGCAGCGACCCTGACACCGGCGGGGGCGACGATGAAGCGCATCTACGGCGAGCGCGACCTGCTCGTCGCCGAGTCTCTTCGGCAAAACCTGTGGACATCTCTCGATGCTCCGGGTCTCGCCGCGCTGGCCTGCTGCCTCGTCTACGAACCGCGCCGCGACGACGGCGGTGCCGGCGAGCACGGCCTGCCCCGGGGCCCGTTCCGGTCGGCACTCGATGCAACCCAGCAGTTGTGGGCGCGCCTGGACGATCTCGAACAGGACCATCGCCTTCCCGGCACGGCGGCGGTCTCCGTGGGTCTCGCCACAGCGATGCACTCCTGGGCGCGCGGGGCGTCGCTGGACCGTGTGCTCGACGAAGCGGACCTCCCGGCGGGTGACTTCGTCCGGTGGGCGAAGCAGACGATAGACCTGCTCGATCAACTGTCGCTCGTCGCCGCGGCGCCGCTGGCCGGGACCGCCCGCGCCGCGCTCGAGGCGGTTCGACGCGGCATCGTGGTGTACGGCTCGCTCTGA
- a CDS encoding SPFH domain-containing protein produces the protein MVDVGAFAGQIFVIVLLVVVAIFVVVVIFRSIRIIPQAYSGVVERLGRYQRTLSPGLNLLVPFVDRLRPLVDMREQVVSFPPQPVITEDNLVVSIDTVVYFQVTDARAATYEIANYLSAVEQLTTTTLRNVVGGLNLEEALTSRDEINGQLRVVLDEATGKWGLRVSRVELKAIDPPHSIQDSMEKQMRAERDRRAAILTAEGSKQSQILEAEGRRQAAILGAEGDKQAAVLRAQGEAEAIQMVFNAIHVGEPDEKLLAYQYLQTLPKIAQSASSKLWIIPSELTQALQGIGDAFGGRASASRGGASTAAQSRVPHASSSDAADAAVEAARAAASAADDIATQARSADLPGAVAGTTRRGSGGSTMAPAEQADAAEAPPADLGDPSSPRDA, from the coding sequence ATGGTCGATGTCGGAGCCTTCGCAGGGCAGATCTTCGTGATCGTCCTGCTCGTGGTGGTGGCGATCTTCGTCGTCGTCGTGATCTTCCGTTCCATCCGGATCATCCCGCAGGCCTATTCGGGGGTCGTCGAACGCCTGGGCCGGTACCAGCGCACCCTCTCCCCCGGGCTCAACCTCCTGGTGCCCTTCGTCGACCGGCTGCGTCCGCTCGTCGACATGCGCGAGCAGGTGGTCTCCTTCCCGCCCCAGCCGGTGATCACCGAGGACAACCTGGTCGTCTCGATCGACACGGTGGTGTACTTCCAGGTGACGGATGCCCGGGCAGCGACCTACGAGATCGCCAACTACCTCTCCGCCGTCGAGCAGCTCACCACCACGACCCTGCGCAACGTGGTGGGCGGTTTGAACCTGGAAGAGGCACTGACCAGCCGCGATGAGATCAACGGTCAGCTTCGCGTCGTGCTCGACGAGGCCACCGGCAAGTGGGGCCTGCGCGTCTCGCGCGTCGAGCTGAAGGCGATCGATCCGCCGCACTCCATCCAGGATTCGATGGAGAAGCAGATGCGCGCCGAACGCGACCGTCGCGCCGCCATCCTGACCGCCGAGGGTTCGAAGCAGTCGCAGATCCTGGAGGCCGAGGGTCGCCGTCAGGCGGCGATCCTGGGTGCCGAGGGAGACAAACAGGCGGCGGTGCTCCGTGCCCAGGGTGAGGCCGAAGCGATCCAGATGGTGTTCAACGCCATCCACGTCGGTGAGCCCGACGAGAAGCTGCTCGCCTACCAGTACCTGCAGACCCTGCCCAAGATCGCGCAGAGTGCCTCCAGCAAGCTGTGGATCATTCCGAGCGAGCTGACCCAGGCACTGCAGGGCATCGGCGACGCGTTCGGTGGACGCGCGAGCGCATCGCGGGGCGGGGCGAGCACGGCGGCGCAGAGCCGCGTGCCGCACGCCTCGTCGTCCGACGCGGCGGATGCTGCGGTCGAAGCCGCCCGGGCGGCGGCCTCCGCGGCCGACGACATCGCCACACAGGCGCGCTCCGCGGATCTCCCCGGCGCCGTCGCCGGCACGACACGTCGCGGGTCGGGTGGGTCGACCATGGCACCGGCCGAGCAGGCGGATGCCGCGGAGGCACCCCCGGCGGACCTCGGCGACCCGAGCTCGCCCCGCGATGCCTGA
- a CDS encoding SDR family oxidoreductase, whose amino-acid sequence MSQPIPAGSLSGRTALVTGSSRGIGADTATYLAQAGANVVINFRNKAPRAEKLAAQLRELGVEVLVVGADLTDPASVADMMTRVGETFGRLDLLVLNASGGMESGMGEDYALVLNRDAQLNVLDAAMPLLHDGSRVVFVTSHQAHFIRTTPTMPEYEPVALSKRAGEDALRERIPALTAEGIDFVVVSGDMIEGTITATLLERANPGAISQRRESAGRLYNVSEFAAEVALAAVEPISADNTRLVGDVSSFGGE is encoded by the coding sequence ATGTCCCAGCCCATCCCCGCCGGTTCCCTCTCGGGCCGGACGGCCCTCGTCACCGGCTCTTCGCGCGGCATCGGCGCCGACACCGCGACCTATCTGGCGCAGGCCGGCGCGAATGTCGTCATCAACTTCCGCAACAAGGCGCCGCGCGCCGAGAAGCTCGCGGCACAGCTGCGTGAGCTCGGCGTCGAGGTCCTCGTCGTCGGCGCAGACCTCACCGACCCGGCCTCGGTCGCCGACATGATGACGCGCGTGGGCGAGACGTTCGGGCGACTCGACCTGCTGGTACTGAATGCGTCCGGCGGCATGGAGAGCGGCATGGGCGAGGACTACGCCCTCGTCCTCAACCGCGACGCGCAGCTCAACGTGCTGGATGCCGCGATGCCGCTGCTCCACGACGGCTCGCGCGTCGTCTTCGTGACGAGCCACCAGGCCCACTTCATCCGCACGACGCCCACGATGCCGGAGTACGAGCCGGTCGCCCTGTCGAAGCGTGCCGGGGAAGACGCGCTGCGCGAGCGGATCCCGGCGCTCACCGCCGAGGGCATCGATTTCGTCGTGGTGTCCGGCGACATGATCGAAGGCACCATCACCGCGACTCTCCTCGAGCGTGCCAACCCGGGCGCGATCTCTCAGCGCCGCGAGTCGGCCGGGCGCCTCTACAACGTCTCCGAGTTCGCCGCCGAGGTCGCCCTCGCGGCAGTCGAGCCCATCTCGGCGGACAACACGCGCCTCGTCGGGGACGTGAGCTCCTTCGGTGGTGAATGA
- the lnt gene encoding apolipoprotein N-acyltransferase, whose protein sequence is MPEQASARPVLPLWLALVTAAAAGLVLTLAFPAVAWWPAVFIAVPLALLSLIGRRAGAALLVGFVFGAALFFVNLSFTARYLGPIPWIALSTLEALLTAAMAIPLALAYRWMPRIAPGTYGRLIALPALVAGLWVAREELLGTFPYGGFPWARLGVTQASSPLAEVASWVGMSGLSFLIVFASAAALEYARGGRRRDLRRLLPAAAAIAALVLVPAFPTTAAGTIRVGSVQGNGPAGYFDTRAPYDVLRAQLSATAPIEHSRLDLLLWPEGGVDADPTANASVARTLAGLSERIDAPLLVSAVTKRGDEYFNSSLVWDVGADRPSQTYDKRHPVPFGEYVPDRDFWRPFAPDLIDLIGREYTPGTATPHVNVDGVGIGLAICFDVIYDDVIRDGALAGAQVYMFQTNNADFRGTDENLQQLAFARMRAVETGRAVVNLSTVGTSQVIAPDGSTIDQLPADQPGAMVTDVPLRTGLTPPVVLGDALQTLLGWGSVIALAAVGLIGRRRVRRQG, encoded by the coding sequence GTGCCCGAACAGGCGTCCGCCAGGCCGGTGCTGCCACTCTGGCTCGCACTCGTCACGGCCGCGGCGGCGGGGCTCGTGCTCACCCTCGCCTTCCCCGCCGTCGCGTGGTGGCCGGCCGTCTTCATCGCCGTCCCGCTCGCACTGCTCTCGCTGATCGGCCGCCGCGCCGGCGCGGCCCTGCTCGTCGGCTTCGTCTTCGGCGCGGCGCTGTTCTTTGTGAACCTGTCCTTCACCGCCCGCTACCTCGGGCCGATTCCGTGGATCGCACTGTCCACGCTTGAAGCGCTCCTGACGGCCGCGATGGCGATTCCCCTCGCTCTGGCCTACCGCTGGATGCCACGCATCGCGCCGGGGACGTACGGGCGCCTCATCGCGCTGCCGGCACTTGTCGCGGGCCTGTGGGTCGCGCGCGAGGAGCTGCTCGGCACGTTCCCGTACGGAGGGTTCCCGTGGGCGAGGCTCGGCGTCACCCAGGCATCCTCGCCGCTGGCCGAGGTCGCCTCGTGGGTCGGCATGAGCGGACTGTCGTTCCTGATCGTGTTCGCGAGCGCGGCCGCGCTCGAGTACGCGCGGGGCGGGCGTCGGCGCGACCTGCGGCGTCTGTTGCCGGCGGCAGCGGCGATCGCCGCGCTGGTGCTGGTTCCCGCCTTTCCCACGACCGCTGCCGGAACGATCCGAGTGGGCTCCGTGCAGGGGAACGGCCCGGCGGGATACTTCGACACGCGCGCACCGTACGACGTGCTGCGGGCGCAGCTGTCGGCGACAGCGCCGATCGAGCACAGCAGGCTGGACCTGCTGCTCTGGCCCGAGGGCGGTGTGGATGCCGACCCCACGGCCAACGCATCGGTCGCCCGCACGCTCGCCGGCCTGTCCGAACGCATCGACGCCCCCTTGCTGGTCTCCGCGGTCACGAAGCGCGGCGACGAGTACTTCAACTCGTCGCTCGTCTGGGACGTCGGAGCGGATCGACCCAGCCAGACCTACGACAAGCGGCATCCCGTGCCCTTCGGCGAGTACGTGCCGGACCGTGACTTCTGGCGACCGTTCGCTCCCGACCTCATCGACCTCATCGGGCGCGAGTACACGCCGGGAACCGCCACGCCCCACGTGAACGTCGACGGGGTCGGTATCGGGCTCGCCATCTGCTTCGACGTGATCTACGACGACGTGATCCGCGACGGAGCTCTCGCCGGGGCGCAGGTGTACATGTTCCAGACGAACAACGCCGATTTCCGCGGCACGGACGAGAACCTCCAGCAGCTCGCCTTCGCCCGGATGCGCGCCGTCGAGACGGGCCGCGCTGTCGTCAATCTGTCCACTGTCGGCACGAGCCAGGTGATCGCACCCGACGGCTCGACCATCGATCAGCTGCCCGCGGATCAACCCGGTGCGATGGTCACCGATGTGCCCCTGCGTACGGGGCTGACGCCGCCCGTCGTCCTCGGCGACGCGCTGCAGACCCTGCTCGGGTGGGGGAGCGTGATCGCCCTAGCCGCGGTCGGTCTGATCGGTCGGCGGCGCGTGCGTCGCCAGGGGTGA
- a CDS encoding NfeD family protein produces the protein MLPDLTQYLWIAWLVLALLFVIIELLTLEFTFLMLAGGTLIGGLGVNLLGGSWWLQVLAAAAVAALLLFTIRPLLLRALHRSSVLQPTNVDAIRGLGGRLVAPFTGDVAAARLDNGELWSVAASPTSDHLTVGDRIEVIAVRGAMVEIGAAPASPTPLTDPSPADPSLSDRSAD, from the coding sequence ATGTTGCCGGATCTCACGCAGTACCTGTGGATCGCCTGGCTCGTCCTCGCCCTCCTGTTCGTCATCATCGAGTTGCTGACGCTCGAGTTCACGTTCCTCATGCTGGCGGGCGGAACCCTCATCGGCGGTCTCGGCGTGAACCTTCTCGGCGGATCCTGGTGGCTCCAGGTCCTCGCCGCCGCCGCGGTGGCGGCATTGCTGCTGTTCACCATCCGGCCGCTGCTGCTGCGGGCGTTGCATCGATCGAGCGTCCTGCAGCCGACCAACGTCGACGCGATCCGCGGCCTCGGCGGCCGCCTGGTCGCGCCGTTCACCGGCGATGTCGCGGCTGCCCGACTCGACAACGGCGAGCTCTGGTCGGTGGCCGCCTCGCCCACGAGCGATCACCTCACCGTCGGCGACCGCATCGAGGTGATCGCCGTCCGCGGGGCCATGGTGGAAATCGGCGCCGCACCGGCATCCCCCACACCTCTCACGGATCCGTCCCCCGCGGATCCGTCCCTCTCGGATCGGAGCGCAGACTGA
- a CDS encoding glycerophosphodiester phosphodiesterase family protein yields the protein MPEVSRPRHPYLAGPAPRVLAHRGFVSADAARDGIVENTFTAFAAAHAAGVTYAESDCHLTADGVVVLFHDADLSRVTGDPRKVAEVRHAELSRIMADRGGLITAPDALEAFPALRFNLDVKADDAALPLGRAVARHADRTLVTSFSDRRRREALDAARAAGGTPATSAGQGVVARFVAAAGTGSAALVRRALAGIDALQVPERAGAVRVVTPRTLRLAHAAGVEIHVWTVNDRADMDRLLGLGVDGLVTDRADLALRAVSARSV from the coding sequence ATGCCTGAGGTGTCGCGCCCGCGGCATCCGTACCTCGCCGGCCCTGCCCCGCGAGTCCTCGCGCATCGGGGCTTCGTGTCTGCCGACGCGGCTCGCGACGGCATCGTGGAGAACACGTTCACCGCATTCGCCGCGGCCCACGCCGCCGGTGTCACCTACGCGGAGTCGGACTGCCACCTCACGGCGGACGGCGTCGTGGTGCTCTTCCACGACGCCGACCTGTCGCGCGTCACGGGAGACCCGCGGAAAGTCGCCGAGGTGCGGCATGCCGAGCTCTCGCGCATCATGGCCGATCGGGGCGGTCTGATCACCGCACCCGACGCGCTCGAGGCCTTTCCCGCGCTGCGATTCAATCTCGACGTGAAGGCGGACGACGCCGCTCTCCCCCTCGGTCGAGCCGTCGCCCGCCACGCGGACCGCACGCTCGTGACCAGCTTCTCCGATCGGCGTCGACGGGAGGCGCTCGATGCCGCACGCGCCGCGGGAGGCACACCGGCCACTTCCGCCGGGCAGGGGGTCGTCGCGCGCTTCGTCGCGGCGGCGGGCACCGGCTCGGCGGCTCTGGTCCGCCGCGCCCTGGCGGGCATCGATGCGTTGCAGGTGCCCGAGCGCGCCGGGGCGGTTCGCGTCGTCACCCCGCGGACGCTGAGACTGGCACATGCCGCCGGTGTCGAGATCCATGTCTGGACGGTGAACGACCGCGCCGATATGGACCGTCTCCTCGGCCTCGGTGTGGACGGACTGGTCACCGACCGCGCGGATCTCGCGCTTCGTGCGGTCTCCGCCCGATCCGTCTGA
- a CDS encoding S9 family peptidase, which produces MRATDIAALVSLGRPSLAPDAGVAVFATSRPDIVADRNVGQIWRIDLPDGTPRRLTRGVADTQPQVSPDGGRIAFLRADADGAQQVFVIPASGGEPVQATDVRGGVTSFAWSPDSARIGFAARVPEQGRYGTVEGLPAEAESPRRITGVRWHANGLGYIADRPVHLFVVDAPDVDAEPFYSPAPTASTTSTAHTSETVRRVAAEATQLTSGAVSHDGVVFTADGGHLLTVRDEIEQDHRDLRTALVAVAVAGSDETEVLERAAGFAVGDVAVAEDGTIAVLASRPGDSGRDFIAPDVALYILEGELGASVPRRLTDPEATDLDEVGSHITTVGADFLVQNRTRGRVELLRVSREGAVRTLVDGDVEVGGHAAAGDRIVFSHATPSSVGELSLLGTGTLTSFGDAIGARGIVRPAEREITGRDGYPVHGWVAVPAGEGPFPVILQIHGGPYAAYGVHLFDETQVLVDAGYAVVYCNPRGSAGYGRAHGRSIRGAMGTVDMSDVLDFFDAVVESDARLDGSRVGIQGGSYGGYLTAWIIAHDHRFAAAIVERGFLDPVSFRGTSDIGSFFGDEYVGTDPAAMTRQSPMAAVGAVRTPTLVMHSELDFRCPLEQATRYYSALKRQGTDAEMLIFPGENHELTRAGRPRHRVERFDAVIEWWSRHLPTD; this is translated from the coding sequence GTGCGCGCAACCGACATCGCCGCGCTCGTCTCGCTCGGCCGACCTTCTCTCGCACCCGACGCCGGCGTCGCGGTCTTCGCCACGTCGCGCCCTGACATCGTCGCCGATCGGAACGTCGGTCAGATCTGGCGCATCGATCTTCCGGACGGCACACCCCGGCGCCTCACGCGGGGCGTCGCCGACACGCAACCGCAGGTGTCGCCGGACGGCGGACGGATCGCGTTCCTTCGCGCAGACGCCGATGGCGCGCAGCAGGTGTTCGTCATCCCGGCATCCGGCGGCGAACCCGTGCAGGCCACCGATGTGCGCGGCGGCGTGACCTCGTTCGCCTGGTCGCCCGATTCGGCTCGCATCGGCTTTGCCGCACGCGTGCCGGAGCAGGGCCGATACGGCACGGTCGAGGGGCTGCCCGCCGAGGCCGAATCACCGCGGCGCATCACCGGCGTCCGATGGCACGCGAACGGACTCGGCTACATCGCCGACCGGCCCGTCCACCTGTTCGTCGTCGATGCGCCCGACGTCGACGCAGAGCCGTTCTACTCGCCGGCGCCGACCGCATCCACGACGTCGACCGCGCACACGAGCGAGACCGTGCGGCGGGTAGCAGCAGAGGCGACGCAGCTCACCTCCGGCGCCGTCTCGCATGACGGCGTGGTGTTCACCGCCGATGGCGGCCACCTTCTCACCGTGCGCGACGAGATCGAGCAGGATCACCGGGATCTGCGGACTGCCCTCGTCGCCGTCGCCGTCGCCGGATCGGACGAGACCGAGGTGCTCGAGCGGGCCGCGGGATTCGCGGTGGGCGACGTCGCGGTTGCCGAGGATGGCACCATCGCCGTGTTGGCGTCGCGCCCGGGGGATTCGGGACGCGACTTCATCGCCCCCGACGTCGCGCTCTACATCCTCGAGGGCGAACTCGGGGCATCCGTACCGCGACGCCTCACCGATCCGGAGGCGACCGACCTCGACGAGGTGGGTTCCCACATCACCACCGTCGGCGCCGACTTCCTCGTGCAGAACAGAACGCGCGGACGTGTCGAGCTGCTGCGCGTGTCGCGCGAGGGAGCCGTCCGCACGCTCGTCGACGGAGACGTCGAAGTCGGCGGCCACGCCGCCGCGGGCGACCGGATCGTGTTCTCGCACGCGACGCCATCGAGCGTGGGGGAGCTGTCCCTGCTCGGAACAGGGACGCTCACCTCGTTCGGCGACGCAATCGGCGCACGCGGCATCGTGCGCCCCGCAGAGCGTGAGATCACAGGCCGGGACGGGTATCCGGTGCACGGCTGGGTGGCGGTTCCCGCAGGTGAGGGGCCCTTCCCGGTGATCCTCCAGATCCACGGCGGTCCCTATGCGGCGTACGGGGTGCACCTGTTCGACGAGACCCAGGTCCTCGTCGATGCGGGCTACGCCGTCGTCTACTGCAACCCACGCGGCAGCGCCGGATACGGCCGCGCGCACGGCCGGAGTATCCGCGGCGCCATGGGCACCGTCGACATGTCGGACGTCCTGGACTTCTTCGACGCGGTGGTCGAGAGCGACGCGCGCCTCGACGGCTCGCGCGTCGGCATCCAGGGCGGCTCGTACGGCGGGTATCTCACGGCGTGGATCATCGCGCACGATCATCGGTTCGCCGCGGCGATTGTCGAGCGGGGTTTCCTCGACCCCGTGAGCTTCCGAGGCACGAGCGACATCGGGTCTTTCTTCGGCGACGAGTACGTCGGAACCGACCCTGCGGCCATGACGCGCCAGAGCCCGATGGCGGCGGTCGGCGCCGTTCGCACGCCGACTCTCGTCATGCATTCGGAGCTCGACTTCCGGTGCCCGCTCGAGCAGGCAACGCGTTACTACTCGGCGCTCAAGCGTCAGGGAACGGATGCCGAGATGCTGATCTTCCCGGGGGAGAACCACGAACTCACCCGCGCGGGCCGGCCTCGTCACCGCGTCGAGCGATTCGACGCGGTCATCGAATGGTGGTCACGCCACCTCCCGACGGACTGA